The genomic window GGCCGCATAGAAGTTCGCGCCGTTGGAATGGCCGATGAACCGCAGTTTCGAGCGATCGAGACCATAGGCGCGGATTGCCCCCTCCACGAAGGCGGCAAAGGCCTCCGCTTCGGAGACGATATCCTTCTGGTCGAAGCTGAAATCGGGGAAGCGCCGGAACCAGCGGGCGATCTCTTCTTCCGTGCTGCGGCCGCGCACGCCGAGAAGGGTGGCGCCGGGCGCCGCCCTGTGTGCCAGCGGCGTCAGGCTCGTTTCACTGCCGCCGGAACCATGCAGCAGGATGAGGGTGCTGCCATCAGGCTCCTGCGGCGTGTAGAAACGGTGCACGAAGAGCAGGTCGCGATAGACGATCCGCTCTTCGCCCGGCATTGCAAATTGCGGCAGGGAGACGCGCACATCCGCTTCATCTTTCATGAAGAGTGGTGGAATGAACAGTTCTTCGCCAAGCGTCGCCAGCGGTTCGTCCACCGTCATGCCGGGCGCATCGGTCGCCATTTCAATCAGTACGCCGCCGGGTTCGCGGACGTAGAGCGAGTGGAAATATTTCCGGTCATGGGCATTGGTGGTGCTGGAATTCAGCGATTTCAGCCCTGTGAGAACCGTGTTCAGTTCATCCATGTCCTTCGCACGGAAAGCGATGTGGTCGACCGTGCCGGTGCCGGGCGCGCTGGACCAGAAGCCGGTCGCATCGCGCACGTCGATAATGTCGCCGCTGTCGGAAACGAGCCGGCGGATCGCGCCCGCCTGGCTTTCGTGGCGGTAACCGAAGTGTTTTTCCAGAAACGCCACGGTTTCTTCGGGCACCTCGCTCAGCAAGGTTGCGCCATAGATTCGGCGAATGGCGTCTTCCGCGGAGATGTCGGCCGTCACATGCGGTGTCGCATCGGCAAAGGCATGGGTGCCGACCAGCTTGACGATCAGGCCATCAGGGTCTTTCAGCCGGATGACGGGGGCGCCGAATTCATCCGATGGCCCCTCGGCGCGGATGCCGAATTTCAGCGCCCGCGTCAGCCAGAAGCCGATCGCGGCTGGGTCGATCGCCACGGAAATTTCCAGTGTCTGCCCATAACCGACGCGGCCCTGGCCGCCATCTTCCCAGACCAGAAAGGTCAATAACGAGCCGGGAGAGGCAATATCGTCGCCGTAAAGCAGATGCAACTGCATGGCGTCTTCAAAGCCGGCCGTGCGCTTGACCAGCCGCAGCCCCAGGAAACCGGCGTAAAAATCCACATTCGCCTGCACCTTCCGGGTGATCATGGTGATGTGGTGTATTCCAAGTGCAGAATTCATGTCGCCGTCCCGCCGTTTCGCCTGCCGTTTAAGGCCCTATTTGTCTCACGCTGCCCCTGATCCGCAACCCCGGCAAATGAGAACGATGTGTTCTCTGTGTGAACGATGTTTTCCGTGCTTTGTTGCACGCGGCATGGGCAGAATTGCCAGCTCTTTGCCTGTGTATCGATCATCTATGCATATAAAATAAGCATACAAAATAACGGCTATTTTGTATGCAATTTTATCTTGCCTTGAGGGTTGGAATTGGGTCTTATGCAACCAATCCAGTAAAACCATCAGGGGGAATAGATGATTTTAACGCGCAGGTTGTTGTCGAGAACGCTGGCCATTGCCGCCCTCGGTGCGGTCGCTGGCTTTTCGCTGCCGGTGACGGGTGCTTATGCTGAAACGCCGGTGAAATTCACGCTTGACTGGAAATTCGAAGGACCGGCTGCCGGTTTCCTGCTGGCGCTCGACAAGGGGTATTTCAAGGCCGAAGGCCTCGATGTCACCATCGACAGCGGCAACGGCTCGGTCGAGGCCATCCCGCGCGTTGCGACCGGCGCCTACCAAATGGGTTTCGGCGATATCAATTCGGTAATGAAGTTCCTCGACGAGGATCCGAGCCAGAAGATCAAGGCCGTTTATATGGTCTATGAGCGCCCGACTTTCGCCGTCGTCGGCCGCAAGTCGCTCGGTGTCACCGGCGATCCGAAGTCGCTGGAAGGCAAGAAGCTCGGCGCGCCGCCGCCGGATGGCGCCTTCGCGCAATGGCCTGCTTTCAAGCAGGTGGCGGGCCTTGATGACAGCGAGATCAAGATCGAATCGATCGGTTTTCCGGTGCGTGAACCGATGCTCGCAAAGGGTGACGTCGATGCCGTTTTCGGCTTTGCCTTTTCGGTGATCCTCAATCTCAAGAAACAGGGCATTGCCGATGACGATATCTCGACGATCCTGATGGCAGAGCATGGCTTGAATCTCTATGGCAATGCGGTGCTGGTAAACACTGATTTCGCTGAGAAAAACCCTGAAGCCGTGAAGGGCTTCCTGAAAGCACTGGCCAAGGGCTTCGCCGATTCCGTCAAGAACCCCGAAGAGGGCGTGGCAGTGGTATTGAAGCGCAACGAGACGCTGGACAGCGCCATCGAGCTGGAGCGCCTCAACATGGCCAACAGCATGAATATCAAGACGCCCTATGTGGTGGAGAACGGCATGGGCGGCGTCGATCCGGCCCGGCTCGCAGCCTCGCTGGAGACACTCAAGGTTTCCATGGGCCTGAAGGGCAACGTCAAGGCGGAGCAGGTTTTCGACGCGACCTATCTGCCGGCCAAGGAAGAACGCATGCTTCCCTGAAGAAGATTGTAGCGCGAGCGGGTGCGGCCTGCTTCTTCTCCCCGCCGGGGAGAAGTCCGCGGCAGCGGGATGAGGGGCAAGCTCTCCGCATATCACTGGCGTCGCCCCCCTCATCGGACCCTTCGGGCCACCTTCTCCCCGGCGGGGAGAAGAAACAAGCGGCAATGCCGGGTGTAGCTGGCAGCCTTGGAATTGCGGCGGGAACAACGAAGGCCATAAGCGCCCGGTCCAGCCTAAGAATGGGGATCTCGATGTCACATCTCGTGGAAATAGACGGCGTGGACATGCGCTACGGCGGTTCCGCCGGCACGCTCGCCGTATCCGGCCTGAACCTGACGGTCGATAAGGGTGAGTTCGCAGCGGTGGTCGGTCCTTCCGGCTGCGGCAAGTCCACCCTGATGAAGCTGGTGACGGGGTTGCATATTCCGCAAAAGGGCAATGTCATCGTCGCCGGGCGGCAGGTCACCGAACCGGTCTCCATCGTCGGCATGGCGTTTCAGAACCCGACGATGCTGCCCTGGCGCACGACGTTGGAAAATATCCTGCTGCCGCTCGAAATCGTCGAGAAACACCGCCACCGGCTGCGTGCCCACAAGGCCGAGTATGTCGCGAAAGCCGAGCGCCTTCTGGAGATCGTCGGTCTGAAGGGATTTGGCTCCAAATATCCTTGGCAGCTTTCCGGCGGCATGCAGCAGCGCGCCAATCTCTGCCGCGCGCTCATCCACGAACCGGAATTGCTGATGCTGGACGAGCCTTTTGGCGCGCTCGATGCATTCACCCGTGAGGAGTTGTGGTGTGTCATCCGCGACCTGCACGCCGCGCAGCGCGTCACCATCATCCTCGTGACCCATGATCTGCGCGAAGCAACCTTTCTCGCGGACAAGATTTTCGTGATGAGCGCAAGGCCCGGCCGCGTACTGGCGGAACATCGCGTGCCCTTCGCCCGCCCACGCCAGCTCGATATCATGTATGACAAGGGTTTCAACGACATGGTGCAGGAACTGCATGGCGAAATCGCGCAGGCGAGGGTTGCGGCATGAGCGCGATCATGGAAAGCACCGTGGCGGCCGAACCGCGCAAGCCGCTGATTGCCCGGGTCAATTGGGTAAAAGCCGCCCCATGGCTCTATACGCTGGCGCTTTTCGTGCTGTGGGAACTGCTCGTCTACGCGCTGAAAATGCCGCCTACGATTCTGCCGTCGCCGGTCAGGGTCGGGCAGGCCATCGTGCAATATTGGTCGCCGATCTGGAAAAACTCGCTGCAGACGCTTTACACCACGACGCTGGGCTTCGCCATTGCCGTCGCCGCCGGCCTCGCCATCGGCCTGTTCATCGGCTGGTCGAAAACCATCTATGCGGGCCTCTATCCGCTGATGATAGGCTTTAACGCCATCCCAAAGGTGGCGCTGGTGCCCATCCTCGTCATCTGGTTCGGCATCGGCACGGTTCCGGCGGTTCTGACCGCCTTCCTGATTTCCTTCTTTCCCATCGTCGTTAATGTCGCCACCGGCCTTGCCACCATCGAGCCGGAAACCGAGGACGTGTTGCGGGCGCTCGGCGCCAAGAAGATGGACATCATGCTGAAAGTCGGCATTCCGCGGTCCATGCCCTATTTCTTCGGCTCACTCAAAATCGCCATCACGCTCGCCTTCGTCGGCTCGGTTGTCTCGGAAACCGTCGCCTCCAACTACGGCCTCGGCAATATGATGAGTTCGGCGCAGAGCCAGTTCAACGTGCCGCTCGTCTTTGCCGGTCTGCTGATGCTCGCGGTGGAAGGTATTGCCATGTATGCGGTCATGGCCTGGCTGGAAAAGCGAATGACCGGCTGGGCCCATCGTTCGACCATGGGGCAATAAGGAATACAGCACGGACACGAGAATTGTGCCCGTGCTGGAATATCCGGTGCGAACTTAATGCGCCGCCATTTCCTTCACGATATCAGCACCGTCCATCAGGAAGGGATAATAGGTCGGCCAATTGGTGACTTCATCCAGCAGTGCCTTGCGGTCGTTACCCCAATAGAGATGGTAATGGCCCGCTTTGACCGGGGCGATGGAGTGGTCGCTGAACTGGATGAATTGCGGTGCAGCCTCGTCGCCGGCGGTCTTCTTGAAGATATACCGTACGCCGCGATTGCCCTTCTTGTAGGTCAGGATTTCATGGCCGTCGCTGACATAGGTGCCTTCAGCGGGCTTGCCGTCCTTGTAGAATGCCACGCTGTCGGCCTTGATCACGATGCGGTTGACGTCGGTCTTGTAGCCGATCTCGTAATAGGCGCGATATTCGGCCGCCGTTTTGTCGCCATGCGCCGCCTTGTCGGCCATGACGCCGTCGAGCGAGCCGTTCAGCAGATAGGGATAAACCGATTGCCAGTCGCCTTCCCAATCGGAAAGTGCGCGCGGTTTCACTTGAGCGTCCTCGAAATAACCCTTGTAAATCTGCTTTTCCGCCTCGGTCATCTGGTGGCCGTGGTCATGACCATGACCATGGTCATGGCTGTGGGCAGTGGATTTGTCGCCGCCGGCAGCGGTTGCCGCGGCAGCCGCCAGCAGCATGGAACCAAGTGCGAGCGCGCCGGTGACGCGGGTCAGTGTCTTCTGCATTGTTTCGGCCCTCTTCAGTCTGCGATCAAAAATAAGTAACGTAATAACATTACATATCGACCTATAGAGGCGTCTTTTGCGGGACGCAAGAGTGCGTGTTGAGGTGACCTCATGAAAAAGCGCGATGGCTGTTCAGCCACCGCGCTTGAAAATCTGCGGGAAGGGTGAGCCGTCACGCCTCAGGCGGGCTGTGCGCTCACCTCAGCCTTGCGTTCGTCAAAAGCGAGTTTCATCGCTTTCGTCACGTCGCGGGTCGTTGCGAAATAGCTGTCGCTGCGCACCCAATACCGCAACTTGACGGTAGCGCTGTCAGTGCTGACGGAATCGACGAACGTCACGGGGGCGGGGTCCAGCAACACCCGGCTTTCCGAGCGCACCACGCGCATCAGCATATCCTGCGCGGCAGCAAGATCCTCGTCGTTCTTCACCGTCAGGCTCACTTCGTGACGGCGCGACGGGAAGCGGCTGTAATTGGTGATCGGTACGTTCCAGAGCGTGGAATTGGGCGCAAGCCGATAAAGCCCGTCACTCGTCTTGAGTTCGGTGGCAAACAGACCGATTTCAATGATCGTGCCGCTGACGGAGCCGGTCTCGATATATTCGCCGACCCGGAAGGGGCGCAGCACAAGCAGCATGATGCCGGCGGCGATGTTCTGCAGCGTGCCTTGCAGCGCAAGACCGATGGCGAGGCCGGCAGCGCCAAGGGCGGCGAGGATCGAGGCCGTCTGCACCCCGAACTGGCCAAGCACCATGACGATGACCAGAATGAGCACCACATATCGAATGGCGCCCGCGAAGAAACCGGCGAGCGTCGCATCGAAACCGCGGATGCGCGACAGGCCCTGAAAGGCCCAGCGCTGCAGGAAAGTTGCGGCCAGCCAGCCAATGATCAGCAGCAGCAGCGCCCCGATGACCGAAAAGGAATATTGCACCGCCAGCGCGCTCGCCTGCCGTACGGCCGTCTGCGATGCGACGATGATATCCGTTGCCTGTTGTTCCATGAATTATCCCCTGATTTTATTGCCGTTCAGGGTTGGTAACGAATGGGTGCCGCAGCGGTTCCGCCCAAAATCGGGCCTCAGCCGGCAAGCGGCAGCACGAAAGGCACGTTGCCATCGGTATCCGCCCCCCGGCCGATCGCCTTGATCGCCTTGATAAGCCGGCCCTCGCGCCCCAGCAGCCGGTCGCCGATGGCGATGATGCGGGCATTGGGCGTGACATAGGGCGAGGCGGCGCGCAGTCGCAGCGCAAGCTCAGCCTCATCCTGATCAGGGTAAAGGCTGAGAGCGGCGATGACGGCGGCGGCCGGCGAGCGCGAAATCCCCATCCAGCAATGGATGAGCAACGGCGCGGATTGATCCCATTCCCGCGCGAAATCGATCAGCTTCACCACATGCGCATCATCGGGGGCGATGAGATTGCCGGTGCCCTTGAAGGCGATATCATTCATGGCAAGCGTCAGATGCCGCTCGGCGGCAATGACGGCCGGGCGGTGAAAGCTCTGCTCCCTGGCGATCAGCGTCACCATTTCGCGGGCCTTATGCTTTACGGCCATTTCGGCGATCCGCGACAGCGGCGATACCACGATGGTTGTCATGTCGCGCTCCGGGTTTTGGTCACGCGCAGCGTCTCGATTGCCTCGAATCGCGCGATGAACAGTCTTTGTGCCTCTGTCGAGGGAAGCGGGATGATATCGAACATATCGCGGGTGATGCCGCGCGGCAGGCCGAAAAATTTCTGGGCTTCGGCGGTGGAAAAACCGGCAAGCTCCGTCGCTTCGAAAAAGGCGGCCACCGTGTCGGCCTTCTTGATGCGGTCCTTCAACTCGCGCGATGCATGCGGAGGGAGGCCGAAGCGCAGATGCACGGCGGCTTCCAGCCGCTTTTCCACGGTCTTGTAGCCACCGCCGACCACGGATTTGAACGGCGAGATCATGTCGCCGATGACATATTCCGGCGCATCGTGCAGAAGCGCCATCTGCATCTCGTCTGGCGTGGCACCCGTGCACATGCGGCAGAAAATGGTCTCGACGATGAGGCAATGCTGGGCGACGGAAAAGGCGTGGTCGCCACGCGTCTGGCCATTCCAGCGGGCAACACGGGCAAGGCCATGGGCAATGTCGGCGATTTCCACATCGAGCGGGGAAGGGTCGAGCAGATCGAGCCGCCGTCCCGACAGCATGCGCTGCCACGCACGCGGACTTTTTGCGGGTGCCACTCTCAGTCCTCCGCCCGAGCCGCCGGATCGGCTGCCGGGAAGGAGAGACCGCTCCAGACCGGCAGGGCCACGCTCACCGCGACATTGTCCGCAAGCAGCGGCGTGCCGGCGGCTAGCGCATCGGCAATACGGTCGGTCCGCACGATGGCAAGCGCTTTGTTGCCGTGGATGGTTCCGAGTGCACCAACGGGTTTTCCATTGGCGGTAATCTCCGTTCCGCTGACCGGGAGCGTGCCATCGGCCGAGACGGTCACGACGCGCCGTCTTGCCGTGCCGCGATGTTTCATACGTGAGACGACTTCCTGGCCAACGAAGCAGCCTTTCCTGAAGGAAACGCCGTCATTCACATCCATCAGCACATCATGGGGAAAGGCGTCCTGCAGCGCATAATCCAGGCCGGATTCGGCAATGCCGTGCTCGACGCGCAGCGCCTCATAGGCTGCGACATCGCCAGAGGCGGATGCGCCGGGCACACGCCGGAGATCGACACTCGCCTTGGCGAAACGGCCGTCCCGCACGCCTGCCTCCGGCACGCTGCCGCCCCAGAAAACGCTGACGCCTTCCACGGTCTCGGCCTTCAGCTCGACGGGGGCGCGCAGTTTGTACATGGTCAGGCGGCGCAGCAGCGCATCCTGTTCGGCGGCACCCGTCTCGATCAGATAATCTCCGCCGTCGCGCCAGATCAGGAAATCGAACAGGATCTTGCCCTGCGGCGTAAGAAGCGCCGATGCGCGGGCTTCGCCTTCCGGCAGATTTTCGATATCGGCCGTGATCAGATTGTTCAGAAACTCTTCGGCGCCGGTGCCAGATACCCGGATCAGGCGGCGGTCGGCAAGAAAGGCGGAAGGCATGGCGTCACCGTTCGGTTCGTCGATACTATGCGGATAGCGGGCAAGATGCATATGCACTTTGCCGGAATGCTCATTCCGCACAGTTAGGATTTTTGCCAGAGCACGGCAAGCGCCGGGATGCGATCAATCGCCGGCGGTGAAGAACTTCCATTTGCCATCGGGCGAAATGCCGACGCGGTAGAAGCTGTAATTGCCATATTCCTGCATATCCGCCAGATCACCCGCCGTGATGATGCGCAAGAGCTCCACCTTTTCCGGCGCGGTCAGCGTATTCAGCGGCTTCCCGGCGAAATAGGGGAAAACATAGGCTTCGTCAGGCGTGCCGGCATCGATATGGGCATAACCGGTAGACAAGAGATCGATGATGATCGCCAGCACTTCCAGGCCATCAGGATCACCGGAATAGCTTTTCAGCGCCGCGATCGGGTCTTCGCCGTCATTGCCGTCGATACGGAACTGATTCTGCCCGGCGGCGATGAAGGGCCGCAATTTCTCGATATCGCCTGACGCGGCGGCATCGATGATCTGCTGGCGCAGCTTGCGCACGGGCTCCGGCGCCTTGGAAATATCGTGCTCGATGACAACGGACATTTCCGGTGTCGTGTCGGGCTTGGCGGATTGCTGCTTCGTCTGGCCGGCGGAACGATCGACCAGCGGGTCGGGCAGGGGAATGCCTTCCGAATCGCCTTCGACTTCGTCGGGTTCCGCAGGCTGTGCCTGCTGCGGCTGTTCGCCGTTCTGTGCCTGCGGTTCGCTTTCACTCTTCTGCGCCGGCTTCAGCTCGGAAAGGGCGAAGGCTTTTTCAGGCAGGCTAACAGGGCCGGCGGTGAGCGCAAGCAGGATGGACAGCAGGGCGGAAGAGCGCAAAAGCCCCTTGCTCAGGCAAGACATGATAGACTCCGGCTTTACTGTATCACCCGCTGCGGCGAAAATTCGCCCTGAAGCATGCGCTGCCGCAGCGATTCCAGCATTGCTTCCGCGCCGGCCTCGCCGTGAATACGGATGGTTTCGCGCATGGCCAGAGCAATCGCGGCATCGGCGATGATCTCAGGCTCGATGCCGTCGGCCATGCCGTCAGCCCATGCCTCGTTCTGGTGTTCCAGAGCGACCTGCATCTTTTCATGCACGATCATATCGTCGATTTCGTTACGGCTTGTCTGCATTTTTCATCCTCGACAGGGCGGGCAAGTCCTTACCACCCTGTTAACAACACTAGCAGCCTTTTATCAAAACGGCACGGGCTGCGGCGAAAAGAGGTTAATAAACCTTTAATTTCCGAACCTGGACGCGATTTCCTGCGCGAGTGTTGCCCCTTCGTTACGGTAGTTCTCTTCTGCCATGATGGCGGCGCGTGTGCAACTGGTGTGGATAGCTGCAAAGGAGCGGTATCCACGGTTGAATGCAGCCGTCATGCGCTGGCGTCGTTCGGGTTCGTTGGCCGTATCAGCAGCCAGAAGGTCGCTCATCGATTTGCGCCAGTCCTCCGGTCCGGAGGAGGGGCACAGGGTTCTCAGATATTGCACCGCGCCCAATATTTCCGAAAGCCGCGCCAGCTTGTCGTCATATGGAGCAGGTTTGGGCGGCGCCGCTTCCGCAGGACGGGCCTCGGAAACAGGTTTCGAAGGCTGCGCATAAGCGATGCCTTCTTGCCCTGATATGGCAAGCATTGTCAGAAAAAGAGACAGGAAGATGGTCGGTCGTATCAAAATTCTATTCTGCCCCACACATACTCGTGAACTGTTGGCTCGTGACCATCCGGCGGGCGGATCAGCCCTAAATAATAACGATTCTGGCTGGCTGGCAATCATGCAAGCAGGCGCTCGGCACATTCGATGACACTTTCGGGCGCCGGCAGAAGGCGAATCTCCGCCAATGTGTACCAGCCCGCATCCGCCGCATCGTCACCCACCGTCACCAACGGATCGGTATGGGTTTCCACGGTGAAGACGGACAGGAAAAAATGGCTCGTCAGCACGCCTTCAGCGTCATGGGTGGGAAGATCGTAGGTCGCGAAGAGCTGCGGCCTGCGGGCGACGATGCCGGTTTCCTCGTGCAATTCGCGCAGTGCCGTTTCCGCCGGGCTTTCCCCTTCTTCAGCCCGCCCGCCCGGAAAGGCGAACATGTCCTTGGAGGGTGGGTTGATGCGGCGCACCAGAAGCAGCCGGTCTCCGTTCCTGACGATGGCGGAGGAGGCGGCACGGGGCTTGATACGAAGGGTCATGAATGGTTTCGCTTGTTTCGGCCGTTTCCGGCCTGTCTATCGTGGTATCGTGGTTCGGGAAAACCGATTCCGGTTTCCGCGCCGATGGTTATAGTCCGGAACAGGCGCGATTGTGCATGCTAAAGACGGTGGAATGAAGGTCTATCTTATCTATGCTCTGGCGGCCGTTGCCGAAATTGCTGGCTGTTTCTCCTTCTGGGCCTGGCTGAAACTCGGCAAGACCGGCTGGATATTGCTGCCCGGCATGGTGGCGCTGGCGGCTTTTGCGTGGCTTCTGACGCTGGTTCCGACCGAGGCGGCGGGCAGGGCCTATGCTGCCTATGGCGGGATCTATATTGCCGCCTCGCTGTTCTGGCTCTGGGGCGTGGAAGGGCATGCGCCGGACAGGTGGGATATTGCCGGCGGCGTCGTCTGCCTTGCCGGCACCGCCATCATCCTGTTCGGACCAAGGGCGTAAGGAGAAGGCGATGTGCGGACGTTTCGTGCTGAAGGCGACGCCGGAAGAGATCGCCGACTATCTCGATCTGATCGGTCTTGAGGATTTTCCCGCCCGTTTCAACATCGCGCCGACCCAACCCATTCTGGTCGTCATGGAAGGCGAGCGGCAGGAGCGCGGCAGCAACCTGCCCAACCGCCGGGCCGTGCTGGTGCGCTGGGGTTTCATGCCGGGCTGGGTGAAGGATCCGAAGGACTTTCCTCTGCTCATCAATGCCCGTTCTGAAACCGCAATCGGCAAGGCCTCCTTCCGTGCCGCCATGCGCCATCGCCGCGTGCTCGTCCCGGCAACGGGTTTTTATGAATGGCGACGCCCGCCTAAGGAGGAGGGCGGCAAACCGCGACCCTATTTCATCCGCCCGAAAAACGGTGGCATCGTCGCTTTCGCAGGTCTCATGGAAACCTGGTCGTCCGCCGATGGCTCTGAGGTCGATACCGGCGCAATCCTCACCACCGTCGCCAATGCCGCGATCGGTCGCATCCACGACCGCATGCCCGTGGTCATTGCGCCGGAAGATTTCAGCCGCTGGCTGGACTGCAAGACCCAGGAGCCACGCGAGGTGGCCGACCTGATGCGGCCGGTTCAGGATGATTTTTTCGAGATGATTCCCGTCTCGGACAAGGTCAACAAGGTCGCCAATGTCGGCGCCGATCTCATCGATCCGGTGCCGGAAAGCGCGCCGCTGGCGAAGATCAGACCGGTGAAGGATGATGGGCAGATGTCTTTGTTTTGAGGTGTTTCCCGAGGCCAATGATGAAGGCTGGCCGTTTCCGCTTGGTCCTACAGAAGACTACCTCATTCATAAAGAATCAGCCGTTCAGCCCGATCTTCTGCAGGCCTTCCTGGATCATGATGTCGGAATAGACGCGGTTGCGGCCGTTCGCCTTGGCGAGATAGAGCAACTGATCCGCCGCATTCAACTGATTGTCGAAAGGTTCGCCCTTTTCGATCTCCACGACGCCGAGTGAAATCGTCAGCGCCAGGCTGCTGCCGCTCAGCTGGCGGCCGTTCTTTTCCACTTGTTCGCGCAGCTCCTCGCAGAATGCATAGGCAGCCCGCGCATCCAGCCCGCGCAGGAACACGGCGAATTCCTCGCCACCGAGGCGGGCGGGGATATGGCGTTGCTCGTCGCACATGTCATGCAGCAGTTCGGCCAGTTTCTTCAGCGCCCTGTCGCCGGCATCATGCCCCAGCGTGTCGTTGATCTTCTTGAAATGGTCGATGTCGAGAATGGCGACGGCGCCGCTTTCGTCATTGTCATTGATGACGTCCATCAGCGCCCGCGTACGCTCGAAGAAGGAGCGACGGTTGGGCAGGCCGGTGAGGTGGTCCCGTTCGGCCAGTTCACGCAGGCGCTTGAGTTGCTTCAGCGTCTCGATATTGTTGTCGATGCGGCACTGCAACTCTTCCGGCACGAAGGGGCGGTAGACGAAATCCGATGCGCCTGCCTTGAGGAAGCTTGCCGAAAGCAGGCGGTCCGTGGAGGAGGATATGCCGATCACCCGCAGGTCTTCGGAGGACCGGCTGTCGCGAATGCGCCGTGTCAGTTCATAACCATCCATGTCAGGCATGTGGTAATCGGTAATGACCAGCTGGATCGACCGGTCCTGCGACAGGATTTCCAGCGCCCGGTTGCCCGAATGGGCCTCGCTGACCTTGAAATTCTGCCGCTCCAGAATTTCCACGAGGCCGGAGCGCGCGGTGCGCGCATCATCGACCACCAGAACGGAAAAGCGCTTATTGGTCAAAATCCGGTCGACCGTCTTGACCACGGCATCGACGGTGCGATGACCGTCCTTGACGATATAGTCGATGATCTTCTTTTCGGCGTAACGCTTGCGCGCCTCCTCATCCACCGTCGCAGTGAAGACAATGGCCGGCACCTTGCGTTCGGATAGAAGTGTCAGAATTTCACCCTTCGGCGCATCTGGCAGATTGAGACCCGTCAGCGCCAGCGTGAAATTATCGGCCTGCAAGAGGGCATCGGCCTCGGCCATGCTGGCGCAATGGACGACCTCGGCTTCCGTCTCTTCCGAAAGCCGCGTTTTCAGCAGCATGGAAAGAGCAACGGAATCTTCAATCAGAAGGATTTTATCCTGCATGGCCGTCTCCAAGCCCCCCTGGCCCGTCTCCCCAGTCTTTCCTCAACGCCCAATATTCGTCATTCGCGTGTCCGCGAATTCGAAGGCCGGCTTATGCATTGTTGTGGAAAAAAATGCGGAATAGAAAAGTTCTTTTGTATTCACTAATCTATACGTAGGCGCTCGTATAGCCTTCTTGTCGAAGCCGGACTTTGTACTGCAGTTTCGTTGCGGCTTCGTTACAGAATTCTGCCAATTCTATGAATGGTTTGCGATCCGCAATGT from Agrobacterium tumefaciens includes these protein-coding regions:
- a CDS encoding YgfZ/GcvT domain-containing protein, translating into MPSAFLADRRLIRVSGTGAEEFLNNLITADIENLPEGEARASALLTPQGKILFDFLIWRDGGDYLIETGAAEQDALLRRLTMYKLRAPVELKAETVEGVSVFWGGSVPEAGVRDGRFAKASVDLRRVPGASASGDVAAYEALRVEHGIAESGLDYALQDAFPHDVLMDVNDGVSFRKGCFVGQEVVSRMKHRGTARRRVVTVSADGTLPVSGTEITANGKPVGALGTIHGNKALAIVRTDRIADALAAGTPLLADNVAVSVALPVWSGLSFPAADPAARAED
- a CDS encoding TIGR02301 family protein; translation: MIRPTIFLSLFLTMLAISGQEGIAYAQPSKPVSEARPAEAAPPKPAPYDDKLARLSEILGAVQYLRTLCPSSGPEDWRKSMSDLLAADTANEPERRQRMTAAFNRGYRSFAAIHTSCTRAAIMAEENYRNEGATLAQEIASRFGN
- a CDS encoding NUDIX hydrolase; this translates as MTLRIKPRAASSAIVRNGDRLLLVRRINPPSKDMFAFPGGRAEEGESPAETALRELHEETGIVARRPQLFATYDLPTHDAEGVLTSHFFLSVFTVETHTDPLVTVGDDAADAGWYTLAEIRLLPAPESVIECAERLLA
- a CDS encoding YnfA family protein, giving the protein MKVYLIYALAAVAEIAGCFSFWAWLKLGKTGWILLPGMVALAAFAWLLTLVPTEAAGRAYAAYGGIYIAASLFWLWGVEGHAPDRWDIAGGVVCLAGTAIILFGPRA
- a CDS encoding SOS response-associated peptidase; protein product: MCGRFVLKATPEEIADYLDLIGLEDFPARFNIAPTQPILVVMEGERQERGSNLPNRRAVLVRWGFMPGWVKDPKDFPLLINARSETAIGKASFRAAMRHRRVLVPATGFYEWRRPPKEEGGKPRPYFIRPKNGGIVAFAGLMETWSSADGSEVDTGAILTTVANAAIGRIHDRMPVVIAPEDFSRWLDCKTQEPREVADLMRPVQDDFFEMIPVSDKVNKVANVGADLIDPVPESAPLAKIRPVKDDGQMSLF
- a CDS encoding GGDEF domain-containing response regulator; this translates as MQDKILLIEDSVALSMLLKTRLSEETEAEVVHCASMAEADALLQADNFTLALTGLNLPDAPKGEILTLLSERKVPAIVFTATVDEEARKRYAEKKIIDYIVKDGHRTVDAVVKTVDRILTNKRFSVLVVDDARTARSGLVEILERQNFKVSEAHSGNRALEILSQDRSIQLVITDYHMPDMDGYELTRRIRDSRSSEDLRVIGISSSTDRLLSASFLKAGASDFVYRPFVPEELQCRIDNNIETLKQLKRLRELAERDHLTGLPNRRSFFERTRALMDVINDNDESGAVAILDIDHFKKINDTLGHDAGDRALKKLAELLHDMCDEQRHIPARLGGEEFAVFLRGLDARAAYAFCEELREQVEKNGRQLSGSSLALTISLGVVEIEKGEPFDNQLNAADQLLYLAKANGRNRVYSDIMIQEGLQKIGLNG